The Mytilus galloprovincialis chromosome 4, xbMytGall1.hap1.1, whole genome shotgun sequence genome contains a region encoding:
- the LOC143072648 gene encoding uncharacterized protein LOC143072648, which translates to MYAKDLHGNILNSGGYRAEIQSRMTVKPPTRQHVPQYAKIKEDTRSHKCADCDKLHFEIERLQMQLEERSSRGTRLAMIDTRESARSGDYRHNNSWEASWADTPDLLSTHNKGRPRGLQADLQEEVKRLKRELHQRTLEVRNLRDLRTKTPTGSTVPTDLDAMVDPLPVDRVSSMYTEIYQNDWATANNALQKDKLNLEQAAQKLLTVLIDAYTYCDKVAPQHLEAILKSTIKVKIQGTTNVPSAKDDEADIHQEAGFFRKSIAEKVALNIIKNFRYEVFMRKNTFTPRQKQNIDITSYVDKCVEITWYMAVQNYPIILDDSVSRDKRFDYAHYNSFDEENEVNGSVYHYLIWPALINAENNAHLCKGIAVRSKPF; encoded by the exons ATGTATGCTAAG GATTTACATGGAAATATTTTG AATTCTGGGGGATATAGAGCCGAGATTCAAAGCCGGATGACTGTAAAACCACCAACACGACAGCATGTTCCACAGTACgcaaaaattaaagaagacaCAAGGTCCCACAAATGTGCTGATTGCGATAAACTTCATTTTGAGATTGAGCGACTACAAATGCAACTTGAGGAGAGGTCCAGTAGAGGAACCAGGCTAGCAATGATTGACACAAGGGAATCAGCTCGCTCGGGTGATTACAGACATAATAATAGTTG gGAAGCTTCATGGGCAGACACCCCAGATCTTCTGTCCACTCACAATAAGGGAAGACCAAGAGGTCTGCAAGCTGATCTACAGGAAGAAGTAAAGAGACTGAAAAGAGAACTACACCAGAGAACATTGGAAGTGAGGAATTTACGTGATCTACGTACAAAAACACCCACTgg TTCTACTGTGCCGACTGATTTAGATGCAATGGTAGACCCTTTGCCAGTTGACAGGGTGTCATCAATGTATACCGAGATTTATCAAAATGATTGGGCAACAGCAAATAACGCTTTACAGAAGGACAAGTTGAACCTAGAACAAGCTGCACAAAAACTGCTAACCGTGCTGATT gATGCTTATACTTACTGTGATAAAGTTGCACCACAACATCTAGAGGCAATTCTTAAATCAACCATTAAAGTAAAAATTCAG GGCACAACTAATGTTCCGAGCGCTAAAGATGATGAGGCTGACATACACCAAGAAGCTGGATTTTTTAGAAAATCTATAGCTGAGAAGGTAGCACTGAATATAATCAAG AATTTTCGATATGAAGTTTTCATGAGGAAGAACACTTTTACTCCCAGACAAAAACAGAATATAGACATCACTTCATATGTAGATAAATGTGTTGAAATTACATGGTACATGGCGGTTCAAAATTATCCAATCATTTTAGATGACAGTGTATCACGTGATAAACGTTTTGATTACGCACACTACAACTCTTTCGACGAGGAAAATGAAGTTAATGGATCTGTTTACCATTATCTTATTTGGCCAGCTCTTATCAATGCAGAAAATAATGCACACCTTTGCAAAGGTATTGCTGTAAGATCGAAGCCGTTTTAA